Sequence from the Ostrea edulis chromosome 8, xbOstEdul1.1, whole genome shotgun sequence genome:
GTTTTCAAGCTGTTGGAAAAGAGCTTGGTTACATAAATATCTGCATATTGCTGCAACTCTGCAGTTTTCGCTTCCCTCCAGCTGTCCTACATCTGAGCCATTCCAAACAAAAACACCCTTATGTCAATCCACCGTTTTTTTATGTCACAATGATAATAGGCAACGTAAGTTTATGcaacaagaaaagaaaagagaaaagaaaacgtgacaaaatgaaaacatattACATTTAAATGTTAATGAAGACGCATCACAATGGATGGAATCAAAGTGATCAGTGCAATTCATCTCCCCAACATTTATGGAAATTGTCTTATTCAAATACCTGTATTTCATGCATTGAGAAATTTCTGAAATATTGTGTGTATGAATTTTGCTGATACCGACTGCTGTACAATGTTATAGGAGCGCACCGTCATAACATTGTGCTTGTCCTAATTGCTTGTAAATGAAGTTGTGGAATTGAAAATCTAAATGCTGAATGCTAAACAATACTAAGTGCTATATCCATTCCCAATGCAATGTGTTGTATGCTTTGCTAATTGACGGGGGGATAAATTTAATACACAGGTGTTATTTTCGTTTCGGCCTACCCGAAAATGAAATTGTGACTGCATTTTAAGAAATGACGTATTTACTCattactgtatacagtataaaataaatacagACCTATTAACAAAAGCACCAATAAATTTGCTCCGCGATTGAAACACCGATAAATTTGCTTCTCGATTGATGGTGGTAAAATGTATGGTGCGCTATGAAGAACATTAGATTATGAAATGTAATGTCAAGTTAGAATGTTAATCAGACCTATTCAGTCCCTTAAAAGAAAGCTTTCAAAAAGGAGTTACTATAGTGTTACGGAActatatgtgtttgttttattgttattttgaaatggatttatttggtacaaaaaatatgaatattggtTAGCCAAAATGCAAGTCAATTAACTAATTCATGAATAAATTCCATACTTTTAAGATTTATTTCAAACTGCATTGATTAAAAGATTTATTCATGTTAGTAGTGTTGCGTATTCGATTGccgtttcatttttttctttttttactgATAACgtttttttttgtgattttcccGAGTATTTTTGTCAGAGGAGGGGGTAACAGGGTTAGGGATTTGGGATCTTGTTTTGGTATACCGGTATATTATTTCTAGAAAACACACAAAGTACATATTTGAATTcagttttaaatttaaaattccatttcaacatgaataaaacaaattaaatgtgGTTCATTTTGGGTGGATATAAATGTAGTTAACAAAGTGTGAATTGCTTTGTCAAACATTTAACATATTTCTATTTGTTTATTCGTTTCTATATCCATCAAGAACGTATCGTCTATTCTACAGAATCAACACAGGAAGTGAAGTCCGATGGTGtggagttcagtaacgtttgtgacgtcacgtcattgtgacgtcattcttatcGTCTTTGAAAATAAACCCAAAGAAATGTAACACGGACGAGAGAaacggcaaggtttacactgttgaggatattgagaacggcaaagtacatttgttccCTGTTACCTACCCTGGGAGCcacgatttttacaaacttgaatctgcaaaatatcaggaaggtttcatgtaaatgtaaacttcttcggctcaatggttcttaagaagaagagttttaaagattttctctattagtatgtaaaattttgatcccctattgttgccccaggGGGCTTTTATGTAactgtaaacttttctgatccagtgattcttgagagaaaattttccctatatatttgtatgtaaaactttgatcccctattatggccccatcctacccctggaggccatgatttgaacaacattgaatctccactatgacaggaggctttcatgtaaatgtaaacttttctggccctcTGGTTCTTAataagaagacttttaaataaccccactctatatttgcattttgtaattatatcccctttgaagggggcatggtcctttATTTCAACAAGCTTGAAATCCCTTTACTCAAGGATGATTTCTACcatatttggttgaaattgacccagtttTTCTGGAgaggaagatgaaaatgtaaattatatgtcatcaaataaataattaatttctCACAGTACATGCATTCAAAGACTTCGAACTTTAAATGAACAATCATAATGATGAACTTATGATGCTGCACTTTTTCATAAGAAGTTGGTGATGAAAATGATGACAGGAACATCAAACTTTTGTGGACAAAATGCAGATTGTTTGATGCCATTAAAATGTCAATGAAATACAATATCTATATTAGTCACTGCATTTAACAAAGACATGTTAATAGCATCTGTATGTGGGAGATGGAAATGTATTCGACATTATTGATCCAATTAactatatatacaagtttattaCTTTTCTTTTACGATTTCAATATTGGAAATAATTGAGGAAAGGGACATGTTATGTCAAAAATTCAACaatacatttttgttgttgatcaTTCAGTATCATTTATATAAGTGGGGGTGTAAGTGCACACACTCACACATTTATTATGTGCGCTTTTATATTCTTAAATATAGAAAGTGTTTGATGTGTCCCACATACCAGAATTCGTGTATGTGCACCCAtttatatgctaggaatcatggtgacacctacatgttgtatatcaacatttttattaagcactcagctacatttgataTGTATCccaaaattattgtatacatttttacacatgtaatatcacttcaaatatgggatTTTCATTGACctcaactcccatttttgacaaatctgacttattctgagtgaaactatACCAGTCCATCATGTCTACTGTCCTAAATGTGTatacaataaaattatttagaaaccctacatgtcactatgatacttgaccacatttcaatattttgaggaTGCATGTCCCATGAAATGAGCTGCAGTGCAGAGCTAACAAGTAGCCATTTGAAGTTTATCCTGAAAccaacatgaaataaaattttgatgggTTTGTTTTCCTTTCCATGTATTTCAGGTTATCCTTTCTTCTTCTTCACGTTATTTAAACTATGCTTTGAAAAGATAGTACTATTCGATTAACAAATGACGTCAAtgactacattgtatatacatagtATATTAGGCCTACATTGTTAACGAGATACTCTATAACCTTGTGATCTGCCCTATTTTCACAGCGGTGTTGTACTAAAATCTTTATGCTCTTAGAGTTTTGGTTATCCTAGCCTGAAAATTACTACTTTCTAAAGAATGAAAAACTTGGTCGTTGATCTAAGAGCAAAATAATTAGTgtttaaaatgcaaaatattgagcTCTGTGTTCATGAAATATGCGTTCATTGCTACAAAATATGCGCTTGAACATCAAATGAAGCAAATATGTGGATACTGGTTACTTCCCGAATAAGAACGAGATACTTTACTTCCGTAATATCGGAACTTTGAGTTCATTCAAAGGGTGTAATGATGACAATTCTATCAATTACATCATACAATACTACGTGTGATGCCTAATGTAAGTTCGGACCGTTTTCACATCGGAAAACAATAAATATCAACAGATCTTAATGTTAGAAATGTTTCATCAAGTAGTTTCTATAAGTTCATACCCCACTAACCTCTATAAACTATTACATACCATATAAATCTGTAAACAATATCGCAGTCGATACCCATCATCTTTCTGCCGTGTCACGTGACTATGGAATCGACATGGCGTCAGCATCTCTAAGGCCTCGATATGCGGTGAAGTATGAAGTGCGAGCTCGAGGACTTACGTACTAAGGCTAGCCTGCCTGTCGCTTGTTGGGTTAGAGTAAAACTAGTCTTTACTAAGTTATTGCGCAATTGGTTGCGCAGGTGGGTCCTACTAAAGAATAATAAAGAACCCTGGACATTTTCTAATTATTACAATTATGTAGACTGCTTGACTACATTTGTTTTTGATGATAGTACAAGCAAACTTAAGAATGTGCATCCATATACAACCTATTTTATTGGAGGAAAATGTTCCCCTGCGCTCGTTAATTCCTGTCATCAAACCCCCTCAAAAACTCTCTGAAATAATCTCTAAGAACGATGAAAATGGTTCACTTTTAGACAAGCATACAACGTGCATCTTTAGGTCGAATGatgtttgatgtgttttttaCCAACTTAGACCGTTCTTTGCATATTAGATTTGAGTGCTCCGTTTACCTTTATCAAAGTAAAGGGCTctcggcggatgtgaccagtcgacaaggAACCaatgctcctcctaggcatcggATCTACCTACTCTTAGTTATGTGTTCTTTAAAGGAATTCTGAGATTGATTTTTGTTCATAATGTTGACTTGAAAAAACTAAATATAAGTGACCCGTCTTATAAATTCTTATGGAACTTACCCGTTTTATATgcatttgtatctttattttttaaactttatattcaaaccggtcaacaggggatgcttactcctcctaggcacctgatcccacccctggtatgtccaggggtccgtgtttgcccaactatctattttatattccttatatgagttatgagattgatcacagttcgttatcttcaccttgcattcagcCGAAGTTAAGTTCGTTTTCGATAAAGTATCAAAAGAAGGATCCAGTACATGTTCTACCCCTATCCTTTTTTCTGAGGGAAATATTAACTGCTCtgaagaagaaacttcaaacatattttGCCACAACATATGTTAGAAGTGGTGGAAATAAAATGTTGATTCTAAAAGCAAATCTCAAAAGCTTATAGAAAAATTGTTCTCttatcaacaacatcaaaacgtatgaatGTTTAACTATTTACACGAACATGCCTCACGATCACTTAGACTGGgctttttaacatcatagacagttgttttcAATATCATTGGAACACGGAAAGATTCTGATCCCGTGATCAGTCACTCTTAAAATAAGTTTGTTAAACATCATTTTGATCCTACACACAATTACCTTCAATTTGATGAAAAGATTAAAAAGATATGCCTTCATATAAACActtaaatgaaaagtgaagatgacaaacagtggtcaatctcacaactcctataagcaatacaaaatatagagttgggcaaacacagacccccggacacaccagaagtgggatcaggtgcctaggagaagtcgttagccctatatcttgattaggtaaacagagttatccatagtcaaaatcattgtgccaagaacggcctaacaatcggtatgaaacacgtaagacagtatttgacccaatgataggttgtatcggcaaactaaatcgttataatgaGAATAGACTTTACGAATTGCTGACTTTAaccgagactgttgaaacccctacaccatcaacttgcttgtcagtagccAGATTTGAAAACCGATCATACGCAGACCAAGCTCTTGCGCATCAAACGAACCAagcgatataaacaccatatggaggtgataatgaaatattgctacataaatatgggaagttgacgatggagtgtcataaagttgagttcttAGTTTGCCGTCAACATTTACCCTttgtaaaatatctaagtatgacgcagaagtggacaactccatggtgtcttttatttcgagctcactgggatatatcaaatcaacatatcGACACATTGTTGATTATCGTTCACCTTTTAATGTTACAATTTACTACTCaagaataatgaaaaataaaacagcGGTAAATGACTTTAAAAAACATCAAGTGAGTTCATTGCATTTTATTTGGGAACATAGATTCATTGAACATTGACACTTACGAATTTTGCACGGATACAATGATTAGTTTTGACAATCAAAGTTCCAgttcaatatattgatatttgGGGAAAATGAATGTCATGCATGCTTCCTCAAGTCattaatgaaaggcgaagataacgatcaAATTCATAAGTCatataactcatataagcaatgtAAAATAGAGAGTAAAGGAAACATGGACCACTGGATGTGCCAATCAAATGTCAAAATTGTAGTGGATTTTCATATAAACTGAAGGGGAACAGATAGCTTAGAAGAAATAGACAAGCACCATCAGtcctcattaaaaaaaacataatgcacaaaataataacaaattgtcTAGACACTTTCACAGGATTTATTTCACTATCTAATTATTATCCCATCTCCAGTACAAGATCCTAAGGGGATACAGGCAGCGACCCGATGTGAAATTAGATTGGGGATATTTTTTTACTATTATCAGTAATGCAATGGTGAtaaatgtcatattttatttagaattAAAGATACAAACAAAATGCATGCTATGCAGTGATTAATATGTACATCGGATCTGGAATGACTGTAGAGGCTGCAAAACCCATTTTGGACACGTTAAACGGACAAAACATTGGTACGCGTTAGTTTTTGGAAGGGGTATGCTTCTCTGTCACTATCCcctcattgaaaaatattctagatCAGCTCATGTAATCCTTCTCAGAATTGTTAACGTTTACATTGAAAAGGGTTAAGAAAACACAGTCATGATCAATTTAACATTTTCGATTCAACATCATTTATACACATCGATATATGAAAAACATCTTTACGCCATATCTAAGTATAATTtattaagaaaaaaatgtgGGGAAACATTGCGTCCAATCATATTTCCTTCCAAAATATAGAATAATAGGTGACTAGGCATCTAATCCATTTTGGAAAATACAAATCTTAGATTTTTCCTATCAAACATCGATTAATAACATGTAAACATTCCCAAAAGGAATTAAATTTGACATGTAAAATCAAACCCAATGAGGAGATTGCAACAGGAATGCTATGTTTTTGAGATTTTTGTTCTACTAACAAATTTCAATTGTTGACCAGTGTAACTATTTCTTACTACACCTTAAATAAATCATGAAAATCCAGAATCAAATGTAACTCacgtaaaacatttaaaagtcaTTATCAGTTGTAAATacaaattgaaagtaaattgaAACCAGTTTCCAGTTTTGATTAACAAATAGTGTTTTCTTTTAAGCATGAATATGTTGTCTTGACGAAGATGCATTTTATCTCTAAACAACAGTCTAGTAAATCTTGAATATGTGCATGTATCACGCATAATATCATTAATACTATTTTACTAAAACAATGTGTTGACAATTTCCTCTGTAAGCTATACAGACGAAGAAGGTGGATTTTATGAACTATCTCTTGGTATAAACAGCTGAAACTGCGTAGCTTCATAATTCTTTTATCTGAAAAATGAGCAATAATATATTGTATTGTCCATCTATTTGCCACCTTAAAAATTTGCGTACACACTTTCATTTTGCAAGTATTCTGCAACAACATCATGACACAGCTGGTACTCATCCTGtaaaaaatagaaattatttcaataaagtCTACGGGTCATTCACAGAACAGTGTGTTTAATAGCTTCTACATTTCTATACATTGTACGAGTTTTATGTCTGATAGGTATTAATTGAACGTAGTAGTACAGGGATTCAGAGAGAGTTATTCGTGACTATTCATGTAAAACATcatgcaccccccccccaaccccccaatcCCCCAAACCccataatttctatttttacCGATACATCAATTATATGTTACATATAAGTGCAATCATatgaaaaaaatggaaaagaaCGGGGTGGTATCAAAACAAGAGATCTGTCAAATTCTTTGCCTCGGTGTGTTTTGTTGAGATATAACGAACACATGCATTTACAGGAAAAGAAAATTGAATATCTTCGAACTTTAAACATTAAATTCAGCACCATCTTTATATGAGATATAAATGTTTGATTCAATGTTGCCTTAGACTGTGCCTATTTGAATTTGACAGTTTGAATCAATGGGTTTCTTGAGCGGGATATTAAATTATCAAGATTTTCTGTATATCTTGCGATGTTTAGTATGACCCATCCTTTGTCCTGGGGGTCAATATCTGAGCTTAGAATCTGTAACACTGCGTTACAATGTTACAACATTCATTTGTTAAGATTCAGTATTGTGTTCAAAGACACATTTAAGGAAACGCGATAAATATGTCTCAAGGAACACTTCTATTTCATCAACAAAGATGGCTAAAGGCAAGTGTACACGACCAATATGAGAAACATACGCATCCGATGTACCTGGTTCCAACTTCTGATTCTGTCAAGTGGTGCATGTTTGCTTTACTCTTAGTTTTTTATTCTTTATCGGAAATTGATCATTACTCATTGTGTTCACTGTCCATGCTTACACCTTGTAGTTACCCAATAGGACCTTTTGTGTGACCTAGAGTCCATGTATCCCCTACATTTAATTTAGTTTTCTTGATAGcatttgtgaaattgatcattgttctttaTATTCACTGTGAGATTGATCGTTGTTGTTAATTTCACAAGGATGCGTTATTTAAGGTTAGTTCTAGGGGAGGTCGGGTAAAGTAAATGCTCATAAATTTAGTAAAAGCATACCATGCTTTTAAATGTCATGATGTTTAAGTGTTATTACTACACAAATCTACCAATTAAATGTTCTATACAACAGGGGAGTATAATTACACATCATTTGTGGCAGTTTGTTCCGTACACTTAGTGTTTTAATTGACAGATTGTAAAACAAAAcgacaacaatttttttttcgtaCACATCgttaatatatgtaatatgacAATGCTTGCTTTCAATGGAGCCGTTGTCAACATCGCCATATTCTTAAACAAATGCccaaaaatgtcaataattgttacATTTGTCTGAcgtgaaaaaaattgaaaggaaCAGGACATGTCAGCAAATCACAACAAAATAACCCAGGCCACACGCCAGTCCTTGACTGCTTTGTTATTGACTTGTTTTGTGATACATACCAAAGAAGACAGAAACTCAGTTCTGCGAACTTGAAGCTGACGTGTGATGGTGAAGATGTCCACTTCTTTGTCCATGGCGATTTGTTCCAGTGCGTTATATACAACACAGAATGGTCCACAACGCCTGGCTCCGTCGCTGATAAAGATAAAGCATTTCCTTCTATTCGTATGTTATTAGAAATAATATTCCCAAAGTTAATCACGATTTCTCATCTACACAATAGTCCTTTTTAGAtatatgttaaaatattttttttttacattccgCATTAGAAGATTAAAATCGAAGTTTGCATATGATAATCTAGTATTTAATCACCCCGTTACCATTGATATTAGCTATCAAACACACCTGGACAAAATCAGAATTCTTCCATCCTGCTTCATTTGTTCACTTTTTGCTTCTGTAACCATGTCTAGTAAGGTTCTCTTGTTTAAAACTGATTCAGTTTCATTCCAGGTGTTACATTCTATCACTGTTATTTGTATCTCAGAACTTCCCTAGAAAAATCATGACCAATGATTGAGGtattaatattttcaagaaTTTAGTTGTTTAGAAATATTTCTGTTGTAAATAATGAAATGCTTAAAGGCGTACTTTGAATTCTAGGATTATCTTTGTTGTAGAGACATTGCCTGAAGTAGTTGATGTTTTCAGTCTCGCTGCAAAGTTTCCAATCGTCTTGTTGTCAGTTTTGGATGGGAACCAACGAGGTGACTAAAATTGAGAAAGCATTCGTACGTATTTGTTCATGAAAATCTAAAAGAAATGTGATTCATTATTATGACGTCTTTACTTTCACATCATGTTTACCATTAGTAGCATTGCTAATAACATTCTTATATTACATTTCGTATGAATATGGCTCTACcatatttttttattgtcaAATTAGTAATGCAGTCAATGTAATAAATTGTTGGTTAATGTCTTACAGATTTAAGGTCTTTCAAAGGACACATGAATACCATTACATGAGCATCAAAATCTTCCACGAGTCTCAGAAAATCTTCTGTGTAGTCAGGCAGTGGATACTGAGAGCTAATGAGAAGATCGTTAGCAGTAAAAGTCtgaaaaaagtaaaatatgAGTTGCATTGTCTCTATATGCTTAATAACACAGAAAACATACTACTCTTAATACCCAAAtggatattaaatatatatcatttgtcATGATGTGAAAGTGAAATCATATAACATTTGAAACAAGCACTTTGACATTTGAATTCAAATCGAACATACATGAAACACCTCTGATATATATCTAATAGTCCGtacttctcttaattttgtattaattaCACGAGCTAAGAGATTAATCTTTAtcgtgttgcttataggagttgtgagattaatTACCGTTCGTTTTCTTCAACTTTCATCCCTGtgcttattttcacctttttattGAACGAAACATACTATATGAattaccattttttaaaatgcattaatGAAGTTAATTTTAATACAACTATGTAAATACTAAACCTGAAGTAAAACAGCATTGTAATAAGTACTTCTACCCTTTGTGTATGACAGATGGCACATGAATTCTTCAACTGCAAATGAAAAGCAAAGCTTTAGTACAGGTAAAAGTGCAATCACTTTTTTATATCTCTAAGACGTAAATACGTTTCCAAAGTACTTACAAAGAAATTATAAATGATATAACACATACTGGGATTCTAAACCGGGTTACAGAAAATATATTGacgaaaatagaaaaaaaaaatgaaaataaacctGGTAGAACACTTTCATTGTAGTTAGCGGATAGATTTGTATGTCCAGATTCATAATCTGTCTGAGAGTATTCCTTCCGGACCGACAATAACTCCTAGAAAAATATATGATGGTATATTCTGTTGTTGAATTTTATTATCTTGAAAATTAGAATAGCTTTATATATAGTACATTTTTTCCTCGTCATCATATCCGATTCACGAAATTTGCCCAATTTATACACTAAACATATATTCTAAAGTATaaactataaatatattttgacgATAGGCAGTTTAATGGAGAGAAAAAACCCAGAAACATTATATCTTATTCGCCTTGGTAGAATtttttgaaataacgaatttcTCAGTTAGAATAATGGAAAACAATAGTTTCGTTTACagcattttgtttgaaaatatttcattaaacctCAGAGTCCAGTTTcagtttcaatattttcaaatggtTTATAGCCTGTCAATAATTGGCATGAAAAGTATAATTTGTACAATTGGTCCGTTATACATGAAACTATCATTTGTGCATTATTCAGTAGTGATCCAAGCATTAAGTGAAAATAGGCAAAGACACATCAAATATTGTAGGATTTTTACTCTCTTCTTCTCCTTTATAAATTATCTGATTTGATTATAATTACCTCAAAATCTGAAAGCAGTAACGACTTCATGGTAACATCTCCACAAGACTGCCCTTGGATTTCTTGTACAAACCTGGTGGTCGTGAAGCATCTCGATTTTCCACAGAATGATTCTAATAGCGCAAGATACACTGTTTTATACTGGTCCTTGAGCAGAAGAGAAATGAATGATCATGTGAATTTAATATTAGTTATCGTGGagtattttatcattttgatgAAGAGAAGGTAATATGAACAAAAAGAAAGCATTTTGTAGTAAATGTGGCACGCTTATCATGGAATATTCTGTGCACTTAAATGTGAATAACACAAGCATTGGTTGGAAAATGAAAGGAACCTTGCACAATTATGCAGCGGGTTAAATCTGTCATTCGATAGTACAACGCTAAGTTGGATATAGTATGTTCTTAAGAGTTAATTGAATCAATACAATGTATCTTATCACATAGAATCAATATATCTAATACTGACATAAGGAGAAAAGGGTTTGACGTAAAAGGGAAAAACTATATACGGAAATAAACACGGCATATGTTTTACTGTCACGAGTGTGACTCGCTTGAGATGTTCTTATTTATATATTGAGTCAATAGAATACAATGTTTTGTGACAATGAAATAAACGGCAGACAGTACCTCTTTTTGTGTAATATAGATAGAAGGGATATTTGTTCATAAAaggaaaatgaaatatattcctACATAAGGAATCAGACGTTTCAAAATCCAGAAAGTACACACAGTCTGAATCGTTTGCAAACTTCTTGTTTCTTGTAACGTTAATGAAATAGATTTTTGTATTGTGTAAGTTATCCATGAAAAACTTACTTCGCCCTGAATCATGTTCATTCTGTCTTTCCTCATGATCCTGACGTACATAGGCACATTTAATTTACCCTTCTTACTACCTTCCCGATAGAGGGCATCCAGAGCAATATATGTCCCCGTTCTACCAATGCCTGCGCTGCaataaaattttgcatcatagaaaatgttgattttttagagagagagagagagagagagagagagagagagagagtttcaTTTTTATCCCATTATGAACCTGCAGTGTACGACCATGCATATCCTGGAGTACTGTAAAGATGTTTTCATCACGTGACGATGAAATACAACAAGACTCAGTGGATCGGGTACTCCATGATCTGGCCATTTTGTGTAATGAAACATTACTACCTCGCAGTCTTTCCTCTCCTACGAAACATACAAGAAGCATATTTGTTGTTGAAGGCTTATAGAGAAGCGTATCATTCTTAGAAAACGTATGGTTGGTCATGTTTGAATTATGAATTGGCAATTGCTAATAAGTGCCAATAAGTGTTgtttgaaattaatcaaattaatcGAATATAGAAAGTGAATACTTTTTAACGTTTTGACTCCATAATGATTTCACAAAACTGAGCATACAATATCGACTACTACTTGCTATAATGTGTAAACTGATCGGATTTCTCACCTTGCTATTGAGGACTTTGAACTGCCTTACAATATAATTGGCGTATATCTTATTTCCCACGTTCTTGATATTAAAGTCTCCTTTCTTCATCGTATCATTAACATCTGGCCAGTACTGTGCACATTTGTTCTGAATATCAAAAAGCTTATTTTGAGACGGAACCACAACTattataaaatttgaatatcgtTTCCTATAGCAGCGAAACACCATATTTTCAAAGAGTTGATAGATATTGAGTGAATGACTACCTTATCACCTTCCTTTAGATTGGTCAAACAAACAATGAGGAACATCTTCTCCTGCCATATCATTCTCCAAAAATCACCTATTGTATTAGGTTTGGGGCCtgatatataataaacatattaaaTTTGTTGTAAATGGGTGACACCAATTGCATTTTATACGTATGTTTCAAAGCATTTACTACGCTGCGATGTGAAATTGGTGGGATAAATTAAAGacgaaatgtgaaagtttaatTCTAAAATTTGTATATCATTGAAACGATTTTACCTTGAGTCGCAATATATGTTTGTTGTCCCTCTGCATCCTATTGAACAAGTAatttataataaaaatcaaatctCTACATCATATATCATATATGATTACAGTGTAAAACTGTACTTAATAAGATTCGAATTACAGAAACTTACCTCGATGTGATTGGCATTGATGTAACCCCCGTCGCTTATGGACGAGGTCTTCAAAATAACTCGAGAGTGGTCATCTATAAAATGGTACATTGTGATATTACTTAAAACATTGT
This genomic interval carries:
- the LOC130049210 gene encoding receptor-type tyrosine-protein phosphatase alpha-like; the encoded protein is MVPKRSIIQKDKDFTDVTHHSVDDVKGSTERGPPMNKTIPVKNLHRIISKMSLKENAGFKHEYHEIPIGELHPCEEAIKAENKPKNRYKTTFPYDHSRVILKTSSISDGGYINANHIEDAEGQQTYIATQGPKPNTIGDFWRMIWQEKMFLIVCLTNLKEGDKNKCAQYWPDVNDTMKKGDFNIKNVGNKIYANYIVRQFKVLNSKERKDCEVVMFHYTKWPDHGVPDPLSLVVFHRHVMKTSLQYSRICMVVHCSAGIGRTGTYIALDALYREGSKKGKLNVPMYVRIMRKDRMNMIQGEDQYKTVYLALLESFCGKSRCFTTTRFVQEIQGQSCGDVTMKSLLLSDFEELLSVRKEYSQTDYESGHTNLSANYNESVLPVEEFMCHLSYTKGRSTYYNAVLLQTFTANDLLISSQYPLPDYTEDFLRLVEDFDAHVMVFMCPLKDLKSSPRWFPSKTDNKTIGNFAARLKTSTTSGNVSTTKIILEFKGSSEIQITVIECNTWNETESVLNKRTLLDMVTEAKSEQMKQDGRILILSSDGARRCGPFCVVYNALEQIAMDKEVDIFTITRQLQVRRTEFLSSLDEYQLCHDVVAEYLQNESVYANF